GTTCTCCTCCACGAGTTGGGGCGTGTCCGTGTCCGGCGGGCAGAGCACCGAGACCCGGATGTTGTACTGCTTGAGCTCGGCCCGGAGGACCTCGGAGAAGCCGACAACCGCGAACTTGGACGGGCAGTAGGCGGAATAGCCGAACACGCCGACGACCCCGAGGATCGACGCCACGTTGACGATGTTACCGCCGCGTTCCTTCATGAAGGGCACGAGGGCGGTCACGGCGTTGCGCACGCCGAAGAAGTCGGTCATCATCATCCGCTCGAACTCCTCGTACGGCGTCTGCTCAAGATAGTGGCACCAGGCAACGCCGGCGCAGTTGACCAGAACGTCGGGCACGCCGAAACTGCGGACGGCGTCGTTCATCTTTGCCTCCACCTCGGCGTGGTTGCCGACGTCCACTTGCACGGCAAGGAACTTCTGCCCGGCCGCGGATCTCGCCGCCTCGATGAGCGACAGAGCGGCATCGAGCTTGGTCCGGCTCCTCGAGAAGATGGCGATGTTCGCCCCAGCTCCGGCAAACAGCTTCGCGGCGGCGAGGCCGATGCCGCTCGAACCACCGGTGATGTAGACGGTCTTTCCGCTGTAGGACTTCATGACTTGACGCCTCCACGCATGTATCGGGTGACGAAGGACATTGTTGTTGTTCGCTGCTCTCGGGGCTGGTTTGATTATGAGCATCTCTCAGGCGAAAGTCAATGCCGACGCGGGACGAGTAACTCAGGACGCGGCCGGGAGCCGCACTGTGACCCATTCAAGGGAACCTGCGCCACTCCACGGGCCGCCGCGACCAGCGACGATACCAGGCTGCAGATCTCTGGGACGCGACTGCGCTGTCTGAGCTGTGAACCAAGTATGCGCGAGAAACCTGGGCCGTCCGGGGCGTTGGCTGAACAGGGGCAGCTAGATCTGCTCTTCGTCGAAGAAGAGGTTGACGTACTGCACGTCGGACGTGAAGGTCGAGCACGCGTCGATGCAGTGGAACGCGGAATCGTCGTGTTTCTCATGTGCACTGCCAATCCTACCGCAGGAATCAAACCAACATCAGACTCGCATCAGACAGAGAAGTCATGTCCAGACCACAGCGCTCGGCCCCTGCGGGTGTGCAGTAATTTCACACCACGAGAGGCCGCTTCGCCAGCTGCCTGCGCCGGCTAGTCACCGGAACGGCAGCTGCGTTGTCCTATGCCATTCTCAAGTGCTGAATGGGCCTCTTCTTGACCAAAGCCACCCCTGAGCTAAGCTGGTAACCACAACTATGCGTCGCCGGTCCCGCTGGATACGACTCCTTGTCGCGCTCGCGGTCTTCGCGGCGTCACGGTGCTCCTGGGACGCGCCTCGGGACAACCCCCTCGATCCGTGGCTGGGTGGCAACATCAGCGGCCGAGTGCTGACGCGACGTGCGACCCCCATAGCCGGTGCCAGGGTCAGTGTGCCGGCCGCCGGGCGTTCCGTTCAGACGGACTCCGACGGAAGCTTCGACCTGCACGGGCTGCCCGAGGAAACCGCGTGGGTCTGCATCACAGCCGACGGCTATTCGTCCGAGTCGGCCCGCGTGGCGCTGACCAGAGGAGTGGTGGACACAGTGAACGCCTATCTGGACGGCCTTCCGTACCTCCAAAACTGCAGGTTGACAACGCACGTGTACGGACGAGGCTGGCCGCCTGAGCCCCTGAAGTTCTGTACGCTGACCGCGACTGCGGGCGACGTCGATGGCGCATCGGACGTGGATTCGGTATGGGTAGAGATACCGGCCATCGGCTTCTCGCAGCGTCTCCCCTACAACTCGGATGAGAAGCTGTTCATGCAGACACTCCGGGCCGAGAACCTGCCCGGTCAAGCCTTGGACACGCTGGTCGGCCAGGAGGTACGGTTCTACGTAGCTGATCTGGAGTCGGCGGTCACGGCTTGCACCCTGCCCGGAGTAACCCGTATCATCACCGACCTGCCGGAGCCGGCTTTCCCGTCAGGGGGGCTGGATACCCTGTCCAGCGACACACTCTTTGCGTGGCGCCGGTTCGACCGCGGGTTCGGTGTGCGCTACCACGGGCAAGTAGTCCGAATTGAAGGCGGGAACCCGGCCGGCGTGGCCGCCGAGTTCGACACCCCCGACACGACTCTACTGGTTAGCTCAGCCCAACTGAATTCCGGTGATTACTACTGGACAATCGAGGCCATCGACGGATTCGGCAATTCGTCCCGGTCGGCCGAGGAGTTGTTCTATGCCCGGTGACGTCTACGAGGCCCTGTTCCGCGTCAGCCAGTTGTTCAATTCGATCCTGGATCCGGATGCGCTGTTCGGAGATGTGCTGGACGAAGCGCTCAGGACCATGAATGCCGAGCGCGGCCTGCTCCTGCTCGCCGACGCGGAAACGGGCAAGCTGGCGGTACGCGTCGCCCGACACATCGACGGCCCGGTGGAAGAGGAGCTGAGCGGGGTGTCTCGGACCGTGCTCGACGAGGTCGTATCGAAGAAAGAGGCAAAGGTCTTCGTGGACGCGCCGGCATCGTTCCCGGGCGCGCAGAGCATAATAATCGCCCATGTGCGCTCGGTAGCGGTAGCCCCGCTCATCAGCCGCGAGCGGCTGGTCGGGGCCATCTATGTGGACAGCCGCACCGACCACAACGTCTTCAGCGATGACGCGCTGCTGTTCCTGCGGCCGTTCGCCAGCATCGCCGCGCTGGCGATCGAGAACGCCCGGCTCTGCTCCGGCCTCGCCGCCGAAACCGGGAAGCTGCGTTCAGCCCTCGGTGATTGGCAGCAGTTCCCCGAGATTGTCGGCCGGAGTGCGGCCATGCGGGCCGTCTTTGAGATGATGGCCCGTGTTATCCCGACCGATGCGCCCGTGCTCATCACCGGCGAAACGGGCACGGGCAAGGAACTGGTGGCGCGGGCGATCCACTATTCCGGACCGCGCAAAGAGGCGGCTTTCGTCGCTGTGAACTGCGGCGCGATACCCGAGAACCTGCTCGAGTCCGAGCTCTTCGGGCACCGCAAGGGCTCGTTCACCGGCGCGGTGACCGACAAGCAGGGGCTGTTCGAGGCGGCGAACGGCGGCACCCTGTTCCTGGACGAAGTGTCGGACCTGCCGCGGCCGCTCCAACCCAAGCTCCTGCGCGCCCTGCAGAGCGGGGAGGTACGCCGGGTAGGTGACGTCGAGACCCACCACGTCAACGTGCGCGTGATGAGCGCGACGAACCGCGACCTCGGACAGCTTGCCGGGGAAGGTACGTTCCGTGAAGACCTATACTACCGGCTGAACGTCATCCCGATTGAGCTGCCGCCGCTGCGCCAGCGCCGCGATGACATCCCGCTTCTTGCCGGCCATTTCCTTGCGGCCAGCGCCAGGCGCCAGAACAAGAAGGTGGCCGGCATCGCCAAGCCGGCAATCGACAAGCTGGTGAACTCCTCGTGGCCGGGCAACATCCGCCAACTGGAGAATACCATGGAGCGGGCGGTGGTGCTCTGCTCGGGCGACAAGCTGACCGAGAGCGACATAATGCTCCCACAGCCCGCTGACAACGGCATGCCCATTGAGGGCACCGCCGCCCAGATCGAGAAGCGCGTGGTCCTCGACCGGCTGAAGGCGTTCAACGGCAACCGGACGCGGGCCGCGGCCAGCCTTGGCATATCGCGCCGGACCCTGCTCAACAAGCTGGCCGAGTGGAAGCGAGAAGACGAAGCAGGCCAGAAGCCAATTCCGAAATCCGAATGACGAATGTCGAATCAAGTCCGAATTCCGAAATCCCAATTGGGTATTATGCCTCATTCGGGCTTCAATCGGGCTTCGAGCTTCGAGTTTCGTCATTCACGGTGTTGAGCCTGGCGCAATGACCCGAGCTGAACGGTACGAAGTCGTGGAGACCATCCAGGAAGGGATGACGGCGGTCACCTACAAAGCCCATGACCGCGTCCTGGACCGGCCGGTCCTCCTCAAGGTCCTGAACCCACGGTTGGCGGCTGACTCAGACCTGGTCCAGCGGTTCCGCCGGGAAGCCCTGTTGCAGGCAAGACTGAAACACCCCGGCATCGTGACCATCTACGACTACGGAACCGAAGATGACTTCTACATCGCGTCCGAGTTCATCGAAGGCCGGACCCTGGAGGCGCTGCTCACGGAGAAAGGACGCCTGACGCTCGCCGTACTCACACCCATCGTACGGGAAGTCGCGCGCGCGCTGGCCTTCGCTCACAACCAAGGCGTAGTCCACCGCGACCTGAAGCCGGCCAATATAATGATCTCTGACTCCGGCGAGGTGAAACTGACCGACTTCGGACTTGCCTGCGCCCGCGACCTCGGGGATCTCACGCAGGAAGGATGCGTCATCGGCACTCCATCCTACATGTCGCCGGAACAAGCCCGGGGACTGAAGGTAGACACGGCCACCGACATCTTCGCCCTGGGCATCATCATCTACCAGGCGCTCGGCG
Above is a genomic segment from candidate division WOR-3 bacterium containing:
- a CDS encoding SDR family oxidoreductase, with translation MLIIKPAPRAANNNNVLRHPIHAWRRQVMKSYSGKTVYITGGSSGIGLAAAKLFAGAGANIAIFSRSRTKLDAALSLIEAARSAAGQKFLAVQVDVGNHAEVEAKMNDAVRSFGVPDVLVNCAGVAWCHYLEQTPYEEFERMMMTDFFGVRNAVTALVPFMKERGGNIVNVASILGVVGVFGYSAYCPSKFAVVGFSEVLRAELKQYNIRVSVLCPPDTDTPQLVEENRTKPPETRAVSGNVGMKQPEEVALAMIKGMERGKLMIIPGFMNWLTWTMKRMWPGFVFSFMDSDVRKVQKRAAGK
- a CDS encoding carboxypeptidase regulatory-like domain-containing protein, with amino-acid sequence MRRRSRWIRLLVALAVFAASRCSWDAPRDNPLDPWLGGNISGRVLTRRATPIAGARVSVPAAGRSVQTDSDGSFDLHGLPEETAWVCITADGYSSESARVALTRGVVDTVNAYLDGLPYLQNCRLTTHVYGRGWPPEPLKFCTLTATAGDVDGASDVDSVWVEIPAIGFSQRLPYNSDEKLFMQTLRAENLPGQALDTLVGQEVRFYVADLESAVTACTLPGVTRIITDLPEPAFPSGGLDTLSSDTLFAWRRFDRGFGVRYHGQVVRIEGGNPAGVAAEFDTPDTTLLVSSAQLNSGDYYWTIEAIDGFGNSSRSAEELFYAR
- a CDS encoding sigma-54-dependent Fis family transcriptional regulator: MPGDVYEALFRVSQLFNSILDPDALFGDVLDEALRTMNAERGLLLLADAETGKLAVRVARHIDGPVEEELSGVSRTVLDEVVSKKEAKVFVDAPASFPGAQSIIIAHVRSVAVAPLISRERLVGAIYVDSRTDHNVFSDDALLFLRPFASIAALAIENARLCSGLAAETGKLRSALGDWQQFPEIVGRSAAMRAVFEMMARVIPTDAPVLITGETGTGKELVARAIHYSGPRKEAAFVAVNCGAIPENLLESELFGHRKGSFTGAVTDKQGLFEAANGGTLFLDEVSDLPRPLQPKLLRALQSGEVRRVGDVETHHVNVRVMSATNRDLGQLAGEGTFREDLYYRLNVIPIELPPLRQRRDDIPLLAGHFLAASARRQNKKVAGIAKPAIDKLVNSSWPGNIRQLENTMERAVVLCSGDKLTESDIMLPQPADNGMPIEGTAAQIEKRVVLDRLKAFNGNRTRAAASLGISRRTLLNKLAEWKREDEAGQKPIPKSE